In the genome of Caldisphaera lagunensis DSM 15908, the window TTACAAGTGCTGAAAAGTTGCTTTCAGTTGTACCAATAAAAAATGGAAAAGTTTTCTACACAAATAGTGGAACAGAGAGCATTGAGGGAGCGTTAAAAATAGCAAGATATTATCATGAAGGTAAAAGACAATATATTATAGCATTTTTGGGAGCATTTCACGGAAGGACTATGGGTTCATTATCATTAACAGCAAGTAAGGCTCACTATAGAGAGCATTTTGCTCCTTTAGTCCCTGGTGTAATCCATGTACCTTATCCATATACTTATAGATGTCCATTTAATACAGATGATCCAAAGGCTTGTGGAGAAGCTGTTTTGGGGTATATAGAGGATTGGATATTTACTAAGCTTGTAGAGCCCAGCGAAGTTGCAGCTATATTTGTTGAACCAATTCAAGGGGAAGGAGGATATATTGTGCCTCCAGATAATTTCCTACCAGGCTTAAGAAAATTAGCTGATAAGTATAACATACTTTTAGTTGATGATGAGGTCCAATCAGGAATTGCTAGAACAGGTAAATGGTTTGCTATTGAAAATTGGAATGTTGTACCTGATATAATTGCTATGGCAAAGGCTATAGGTGGAGGTTTGCCTTTAGGGGCTATTGTAGCAAAGGATAATGTTATGGATGCGATGAAAAAGGGAAGTCATGCTAATACATTTGGAGGTAACCCTATAGCCTTAGCAGCAATGGAAGCTGTTATAGATACAATCAAAGAAGAGAAATTAACTGAAAGAGCAGCAAAGCTTGGTGATATGGTTTTAAGGTACTTTAATGATCTTAAGGAAGAATTAGAAATAATTGGAGATGTAAGAGGAAAAGGTTTAATGATAGGTGTAGAATTAGTTAAGAATAAAAAGACTAAGGAGCCAGCATCCAAAGAATTAGGTAGAATATTAGATAAATCTTTCAAGAAAGGGGTTTTAGTAATAGGCTCAGGGGTATCATCAATAAGAATTGCACCTCCCTTGGTAATTGATGAAGATGTATTGGCAAGAGCTATTCAAATATTGGGAGATATATTAAAGGAAGAAAATAAAAATCTTTAAAGAGGGAAGAATTTGGATATAAATGAATTAAAAAATAATATTTTATTTTTGTTGGAAAAGAACGATGAGTTAACTTTTGACGAAATTAAAAAAATGTTAAATTGGAGCGGAGATTCTAGGCCTTTGAGGAAAGCTTTATCAGAATTAGTAAGGGAATCAAAGGTGCAAAGAGTCCCAAATTATGAAAGAAGAAGAATGGTGTTTAAAAAGGGAAATAATAATGCATAAAATTCAAGGATTAAAAATAATTGGTATTATAGCCTTTACATTATCATTGTTATCATTTATATTATCAATTATAGCATTTTTTAAATTTAAATCTTATGATTATTTAGGTATCTCATTCTTTTGGATTTTTATTTCATTGATCTCACTGCTATTAAGCAGAGTCTCCAATAATAGAGTAAGCTGATGTTGAATACCTTTTTACATAACCCATTTTTTCTAGATGTTTCAATATTTTTCCTGATGTTTTATTTGATATCCCAAAATATCTTGAAAAGTCTTTTATAGTAATATACCTTTTATTAAGTCTCTTTAATTCTTCAGCTATCAAATCTAAGTTTACTGTGACCTTTAAATAGCTTTTTCTCATTATATCACCAAAATAAAGTAACCTTTTAAATTTGCGAGCCCCAGAATAACAAATGTAAAAGAGGTGAAGTGAAAGTGACACAAAATAATAAAATATATACAAAATATAAAAAATTAATTGAGCTGTTAAATTTAAGACAATTAGATGTATATAGAATTGTAAGTAAAGATGGTAAAATAAAGGAAATAGCAAGAATAATGGATCCTGTAACTAAAAAGGTTGTACAAGTTGATCTAGGTACAGTTAGAGAATCATTAAATTACTTGGAATTTTTAAATAAAATAAAAGAAGGAGTTACAAAAGAAGGGATAAATATAAATGATAGAGTATGGAATAGTACGTTAAAATTAATAGAGAAGGCAGGCAAATAAATATTAATTTTTGATTTATCTAGTAGAATTTTATACCATTGTTAACCGGGGAGTTAACAATGATAAAATAATTCCATAAATTTTTAGAATTTTTTAACTAGCATTTAGATATATATACTTTAAAATTTCTTAGTTTAATGGGTATTAAACATGAGGATTGCTTTAGTATATGATGAGGAGCAAAACCTAAAGCCACTCGATGAAGGAGAAATTCTAGCAATAATTGATGAGGAACAAGAGGTAGTTGAGCAATACGAGAATCCAGGATTTAAGATAGGAAAAGATGTTACAATGGATGCTATATTGCAGCTAGGCGCTCAGGCAGTTATTGTTAAGCAAGGCTATTTAGATCAGAAGTCTTATGATTTATCTAAAGGACACTTATCATATATGTTAATTAACAAATATGATACTTTAACTGATATTATTGAAAATTTAGATGATGTAAAGTCGAAAGCTATTGATGAATTAACTCAATTCTAAGCATTTATTTTTATAGATAATTTTATTTTGTCCTGTTTTATAAATATATTAGGGTAAAATTATGCACATGTTTAAGTTAAACAACACAGTCATATTAATAAAATTGGGTGATATAACTCAAGAAGAAGTTGAGGCTATTGTGAATCCAGCTAATTCATATCTAATTATGGGTGGAGGAGTTGCTGGTGCTATAAAAAAGAAAGGAGGAAAAATTATAGAAGAGGAAGCATTAAAATACTCTCCAATAGACATAGGGAAAGCAGTATTAACCAATGCAGGAAAGTTGAAAGCAAGATTTGTTATACATTCCCCTACAATGAAATATCCTGGTGAATTAACCAATGAAAATAATGTTAGGTCTTCAATAAAAGCAGCTTTAAAAATTGCATTAGAAAAGGGAATAAAATCTATAGCATTTCCTGGAATGGGTACTGGTGTTGGAGGTATTTCATATAATTTGGGTGCAAAAATTCTTATAGAGGAGATAAAAGAATTTGTTGAAAAAAATGATCATTTTGAAATAATAGAAATTGTTGCATATGAAAAAGAATTTTATGATGAATTAGAAAAATATGCGGTTTCATTGCTAAGTAATAGGATATAATAAATTTCAAATTTAATTGGTGGACTATAACATGGAGACAGATAAGAATTACAAGTTTAAATGTATAAAATGCGGTTTCGAATCATATGAAGAAGTATTAAAATGCCCAAGATGCGGAGGGCCGATCCAAATTGTTTATGATAATCTAGAATGGGTAATTGATTCAAAAATTCCATCTATGTGGAGATATAAAAGCTTACTTCCTAAATCTGATAAAATAATTAGTTTTAACGAGGGACTTACTCCTATAAGAAAAATTTTTGGTGTTTTGTGCAAATTAGAAACTAATAATCCAACAGGATTATATGCAGATAGGGCTTCATCAATCATAGTTTCTTCTTTTAAAAATAAAATAATAGAAACTAGATATGAAGAAGATTTTACTTTATCATTGGCCTATTATTCAAAGAAAGCTGGGATTAAATTAAAAGTAAACGTTATACCTGATAATGTAGACCCCCAAGATTTGATAATAATAGCAAAACTAGGCTCTGATATATCGTTTATAAATGAAATGGAAAAAATGGAATTGGAATATGAAAACCCCTATACAATAGAAGGATTAAAAACAATATCATATGAAATTTATGAAAAAAATCCTAAAGTAGAAAAAATTTATGTCCCAGCGCAATCTGGAACATTGGTATATGCATTAAGTAAAGGATTTTATGAAATAAAACAAATAAAAAAGGATTTTAATGAATACGAATTAATAGCAGTTAAACTCCGTCATAGTAATATACCAGAAATATTAAATTATTCCAAATACAAAATAAAAATTTCTGAAGTATCATCTAAAGAAGCTTTAGAGTCTATGATACATTTGTCTAAAAAAGGGTTTAATTTAAAGCCATTGGCATCTTCAGCATATGCGTTGGCTAAAATTGAAGGTAATGGAATCTCCATTATAACAGGAAATAGAAAAATATCCATGCATGAGAGTAAAAAATATTCTGAATTAAAAAAAGACATAATGAATATATTTTCTGATAATAAGAAAAGAACTGCATATGAAATTTGGTTGGAGCTTAATAAATATTCACTTAAAGGTATTTATAAATCATTAAATATGATGGTAAACAATGGAGAATTATGTGAAGAACCTATATTAAGAGGAGAAAGGAAGATAAAGGTATATTGGAAATGTGAAGATTCTTTACTTTAGATTTTTAGAGATTAGATTAGATATTAGAAATTTTTATTATATCACATAATGAATCGATTTTAATTGCATGATATTCTTTTAATAAGTTTTCATCTATTGGAACTATTATGTCTCCTTTAGTTAAATAAATGGTTTTTATTCCAGCTTTACTAAAAGAGATAATATCATATATTGTATCTCCAACTGCAAATAAAATATCATTAGCATCTAGAGAGGATTTTTTTAAAGCGGCAAGTGTAGGTTCTGGATCAGGTTTACCCTTAATAACATCATCGCTTGAAATTAAAACATCTGGATTAATTTTTATTTTTTCTAATACTTTGATGGCAGTAATCCTTAAAGAAGACGTTACAACTAATATCTTAACGTTGTTTTGTTTTAGTTTATTGATAAGTTCAATAGCGCATGGCATAGGTTCAGCATATTTCATTATATAGGGGGCAAAAATAGAGTTCTTTACTTCTAATAATTTCTTTGCCATCTTATTTTTTAAATCGGGATCATTTATCCCTGCTTGCTCTATCAATAATAATGCTATGTCCATTGCCCTTTTACCTAATAAATATTCCATATCAATATTTGAATTAAATCCGAGTTGTTTTAATGAAAGTTCCCATGCTATTTTATGTGCTTTGGCAGTGCTTGCTAGCGTACCATCTAAATCAAATATAGCCCCTTTCAATTTTACCCCCATAATATTATTGTATAAATAATATTATAAGCTTGGATTTTATTTTTTATTTATGTTAAAATTATTTAAGGGTTAATAAATTCAGATGTAAGTGAGTGTTAAAGATGCCCAAAGAAAGAAAAAAGATGCTAAAGGGTATAATATCATTAATGATACTTAAGATATTATATGAAAAACCTGTTCATGGATATGAAATGAATAAGGAAATATCATTAAAAATAGGTGAAGAGCTATCTCCTGGATATATTTATGTTTTATTGAAGATTATGCTGAAGAAGGGATTAATTGTAGCTAAACAAGACAGCAATGTAAGAGGCCAAAGATTAACAGAGTATCGTATAACTGAAAAGGGAATAGAGTTTCTTAAAAAACATAAAAATGTATTAGAAAAAGGTAAGTCAATGATAGATGAAATATTAGATACTATAAATAAGATTGAACAAAAATCAAGCTAGTGTTTCATCATTTCTTTAGCAGTTTCCCCAATTATTTTAATTCCTTCCCTTAGTTTGTCAATGCTTGGATAACTAAAGTTAATCCTCATAGCATTTCCACCACTACCATCTGCAAAGAAGTTTCTACCTGGAACATATGCAACACCTTTGTTTATAGCAGTTGGTAGCATTTCTGTTGTATCAACACCTTTTGGTAAATAAACAAATGCAAACAAACCTCCCTTAGGTTTATACCATTCAGAACCTTTTGGCATGTATTCTTCTAATGCCTCTATTAATACATCTCTTTTCTTTCTATAAACTTTTCTTGCATTCTCTATTGTTTCATCAACAACCCCTTCCTTTATTGCATACATTGCAATAAATTGAGAAAGAGTTGAAGGATTGATAGCTGTCATGGTAATTAATGATTCTATAGCATCTGTAATTGCTTTATTTGCTACTATATATCCTAGCCTTAATCCTGGTGCAAGTATTTTACTAAATGTACCCATGTAGATTACTCTACCTTCAGTATCTAACGTCTTAAGGCTAGTAAATCTCTTATCTGTATCAAACACAAAGAAACCATATGGATCATCTTCAATTATTAGCAAATCATATTTATTTGCTATTTCTATTAAATGTTTCCTCCTTTCATCACTCATTATAACTCCTGTGGGATTATGTGCTGTTGGATTTAAATATATGGCCTTAACCTTCTTTCTATTTTCAATTGCTTGCTTTAATTTTTCCTCTAAAGCATAGACATTGATTCCATCAATGTCTATATCAATTGGTAAGATATTAGCCTTGATAAATCTTATTGTATTAAGAGCACCTACAAAAGTAGGCGATTCTGTAATTATGAAATCTTTATTGTTTAACAATGAAAAAAATGTATAATAAATACTAGAGGTACCTCCTGGAGTTAATATTAATTCTTCTTCATCATTTATTTTTATGCCTTTATTTATTAAAAAATTTTTAACTGTTTCTTTAACATAGCTCAACCCTGTTGCTGGAGAATATTGTAAAACAGCTTCACCTTCCTGATTTATAAATTTATGGGATAGCTCCGAAATTTTTTTATGCTGAAAAGGTTCCGGACCAGGATAACCAAAAGCCATATTTATTTTAATATCTGATGTAAGGGTTTCGTATATGTCCATTCTTAGATCGCCTGTCTTTATTTCTAATCGTTAGAAGAGTATATAATTTTATAATTTTTATACAATAAATACTTAAAAGTTTTTAAAAGATCTTTATTCAAAATAAAAAAATAATTTATATAAATAATTAACTTAAACTATTAATAAAATATATTTATTAAATTCTGTTTAGAGTTGGTATACCTAACAAATTAAGACCTTCATCTAATACATTTTTGACAATTTCAACCAATAAGGCTTTTCCTTCTTTAATTCCATAATTGCTTTCATATATAACACTATCGTTTTCATACCATTGGTTAAATAAATCTGATAATGATATTAAGAAACTTAGAAGATCTTCAGGAGATAAATCATCTGCAGCTTTTGCAGCTATTAATGGATATTTTAACGATTTAATTAAAATTGATCTCCTTAATTTATTGCTTATGCTTCCATAATCGATATCGTTATAATTTATTTTTCCATGTTTTTCTAATATATTAAGCGCTCTAACATAAGTATATTGTAAATATGGTCCGCTATTCTCTTTTAGATCTATAGCTTTTTTAACATCAAATGTTAATGGTTTTGAAGAGTTAAGTTGAACCATAGAAAACCTTAATGTGCCAACAGATATTTTTTCTGCTATTTCTTTAGCCGTTTCATCATCTATATTTTGATTTCTAATTTTTAATTCCTCAATTGCCTTATTTTTTATTTCATCTAGTACTTCATCTAATGTTACATACTCTCCCCTTCTTCCATGCATTGATTTTCCAGGCAACCTTACTATTTCATAATTATAATGAATCATATTAAGAGCTTCTTTTTTAAAACCTAAACCAAGTAAAGCAAGTCTAATTTGTAATTGGGGTAATTTCTGATCTGCTCCAATTACGTTAATTACTTTATCTGCACTCGTTTCTTTAAATTTAAAAATAGAATATGCAATATCTCTTGTTGTATATAATGTAGATCCATCGCTTCTTCTTATTATTAAAGGCGGTAATTCAAATCCCTTAGGCAATTTTAGTATTTTTGATATGTTTTCATCATTTTTTACAATTTCATTTATTATTAAAGGGATGTTGATTGCATCTGCATCTTTGAATTTCGTAAAATACTTATTATTTTTAGCGATATTTACGATTTGATCAACTAAACCATTCCATACTAAATCGCTTTCCCAATCCATATTATCGAATTCTATAGATAATCTACTTAATGTCTCTATGAAACCATCTATTACACTTTTGGTCATATTTCTAATCAAACTCTTGTCTGGCTCAACACCTTTTTCATAATTTAACATCATGTTAGATATTTCTTTTTCTGGATCCGAAAGCGAAGTTAAACCTTCAAATAACTTATCGAATAAATTTCCTTGATCTTGAGATTTCAATCTAGCTAGAACAGAAGATAATTTTTCTGCTTCTTCTATGTCATTTTTCTTTTTTGCCTCCATCGCATCTAATGTTGTGCTGGAAACAGCATATACCCAACCAACAAGTTTGTCTGATTTTATGTTTAGCCTTTTTGACAATTCTGATGGGGTTTCATTTAATATTTTAAAACCAAGGGCTGCTATTATGACTTGTCTACCCATATCATCTATATAAAACCTTCTATTAACTTTATGTCCTCTTGATTTTAAAATTCTGGAAAGTGTATCTCCTATGCATGCATTCCTTGCATGGCCCATATGTAAAGGATGAATTGGATTAGCACTTGTATGTTCAACAACTATACTTAATGGTTTATCAGTTATTTTAGTTTTAAAAGTCCCTCCATTTTTTATGTAATCAGCTGTTTTTTTGAACAGGTTTATCTCATCAAATTTTAAATTAAGGAACCCTGATTGAAGCTGGATATTAACTATATCTAGATTATTATCTCTTAATACTTCAACAATATCAGATATTAAGTTATCTGCGTTATTCAAGAATCTTTTGATTGGAAAAGAGAAATCTGCGTATTCTTCCTTTACAGGTTCCATTAAAAATCTAAAAGCCTCTTCATGGCTGATTTTTAGATCGTTTGACAGAGTTGTAGTTATTGTATCTATCGTTTTAACAAGTGGATTATCCATATTTTATTCCTCATTTTTAAAAATTATTATATAGTAAATATAAACGTTATGTATAATAAATTTAATATAATTTTTATTTATGTTATCCTTCTTCTATGAAGGAAAAGCTTTTCATTTCTATTAGAATAAATTGTGACAATTTTCTTCTTAATTTTTCTTCTACCATGTTCCTTACTAATGTTGCTTTTTACATAAAAAGGACAAAAAATAATAATCCTGTTTAAAATTAATGTATTATGATTTTATTATAATATACCTTATATATTATATTTATACTACTCTCAGCCTAGTATATGGTAAGATTTATAAATGTGCACAAAATACATAATTTTTTGGAAAAATGTGCACGGTGATAAAATGAACTTCATCGAATTCATATTAAATCCATCTGGAGAATTAACACTAGTATCAATTATAGCAATTTCTTTTATATTGGGGATATTGCATGGAATTACGCCTGATGAGCATACATGGCCTATAACTTTTAGCTATGCAATAGGAAAATACAGCACTAAAGGAGGGTTGCTAGCAGGATTATTATTTTCATTAGGATTTACAATACAGAGAGCCTTATTAACAACTATTGGTTACCTTGGATTAGCTAGAATTTATCAAGTTTATAATTTGGACGGACCGGTTTATATAGCAGTTGGAATTGTAATGGCAATTGCAGGTTCATATGTATTGCATGGGAAATACGTGCATATACATCTAATACCATCTCATAGACATACAGAAAAGGCTGAAAGAGTTGAGATGCCAAAAGATGTACCATTAAAAATGACTATAATACATGGTTTAATAGCAGGTTTTGGGTTTGGAGCGTATGCTTCAATAATAACTTTTGTATTAGCCCCTAAGGTTCCATCATTAATATATTCACCATTACCTGGACTATTTTTTGGTTTAGGAACTATGACAATGCAAATTATCTTAGGAGCATTTTTTGGAGGCATTATGAGGAAAATGGGATATAATGAAAACGATATAAAATTTGTAGGCACTAAAACAGCAGGAAATACCTTGTATTATGGAGGTATTGCTTTTGCGTTAATTGGTTTGTTAGTTGTAATGATGCCTTCTATTGATAATTTTGCAATCTCTACGGGTATTCAAATTCCTAACTTAAATGCTATAGATATAGGATTTATATTAGTAATCTTCGTTGTAGGAGCAATAGGTATTGGTAGTCTTGTTAAAACAGTCTATGAGCTGAGAAAAGGAAAACTCAATGTTATTAATAGGAAATAATATTATGGATATTAATAGTTTCTAAATACTTAGAATTTAATAATCTTTAGGTTATTTTCACTAAAAATTAATTATTAAAGCCTTGAAAGTAAAAATTAATTTTCTACTGTTTTTATTTAGAGTGTGAGGATTGGAGCGTGAACAAATTTGATGCACAAAAAATTATATAGAATATATTTCACAGAATTTGATGAAGAAAACTTTAGGAAGATCATTAATGCTTTAGAGGAAAAATACTCATCTCAAATAAATGTAATAAAATCAAATGTAATTGATGAATTCAGAGCTTTAGAGTTATACTTTGAAAAAGAAGGATATTCTGATGAAATAAAGAACTTAATATCTTCTCTAACAGGTACTCAATATGTTAGGGTAGATTATATAGATACTACAAAATGAGGTAATGAAATTGATAATAGATGATAGATTAACTAAAGAGAAATATAACCAAAAAAATATAGAAGAATGGGTAAAGGGTTATTGGGAAAAGAATGATATATATAATAAAGTAAAGGAGAAAAGCAATAAATCAGAAAAGAAATTCTATTTCTTAGATGGTCCGCCTTACGCAAATGCAAATACAATACATTTAGGTACATTATGGAATAAAGTATTGAAAGATACATTATTAAGATATTATAGAATGAGAGGATTTAATGTATGGGATAAGCCAGGATTTGATACCCATGGATTACCTATAGAAGTTATGATAGAAAAGCAACTAGGTTCTAATAATAAAAAAGATATAGTAAATAAAATAGGTGTTGATAATTTTATAAATAAGTGTTTAGCATTTGTAAAAGATAATATAAATGCGATGACAAAGGATTTTGAAGAAATAGGAGTATTTATGGATTGGAAAAATCCATATGTTACATATGACGACTCATATATAGAATCGGGTTGGTATCTAATAAGAAAAGCCTACGAAAAAGGTTTACTTTATAAAGGAAGAAATGTATTGCATTGGTGTCCTAGATGTGAAACAACTTTAGCTGATTATGAAGTTTCTGAATATAGGGAGTTGGAGGATCCATCAATCTATGTTAAGTTTAAAGTTAAAAACGAGAAAGATACATATTTATTAATTTGGACTACAACTCCTTGGACATTACCAGCTAATGCTTTCGTTATGGCCCACCCAGATATAGACTATGTTATGATACAAACAGACAATGAAAAACTTATATTATCTAAGGAAAGATTAGAAAAAGTTATTGAAGAAGCAAAAATTAAAGAATATGAGGTCGTAAAAACATTTAAAGGAAAGGAATTAGAAGGGCTTGAGTATGAACATCCTCTTGAGGATCTCGTTAAAGCTCAAGCTGAACTTAAAAAATACCATAAAGTTGTTATGGCTCCTGAAGCCGTTGTGAGTGGTGAAGGTACTGGATTAGTTCATTCAGCTCCTGGTCATGGAGAAATTGATTCTATAATAGGTAGTAAAATAGGAGCTCCATTAATGGGTCTAGTTAATGATCAAGGATTCATGGTTGAGGAAGCAGGAAAATATGCAGGTTTATATTTTAGGACAGATGCGAACAATGAAATTTTAAAGGATTTAAAAGAAAGAAATGCATTATTGCATGCAGGCAAAATAAAGCACAGATATCCTGTATGTTGGAGATGTAAAACACCATTATTGTTAAAGGCAACAGATCAATGGTTCATAGCAGTATCAAAAATCAGAGACAAACTTATTGATGAAGCAAATAAAGTAGAGTGGGTACCCCAATGGGCAAAAGATAGATTTATGAACATAGTAGGTAATGTAAGAGATTGGGTTATAAGCAGACAAAGATTTTGGGGAGTTCCCCTACCAGTTTGGGAATGTGAAAATTGTCATCATTTAGAGGTTATTGGAGATGTTAATGATATAATAAAATTAGGCGGTAAGGTTCCCAAAAATTTACATAGACCATGGATTGATGAAGTTACATTAAAATGTCCTAAATGTGGAGGATCAATGAAGAGGGTAAGCGATGTATTAGATGTATGGTTCGATAGCGGTATAGCATTTTATGCAAGTTTAGGATATCCAAAAAACAAGGAATTATATGAGAAATTAAGTCCAGCAGACCTCATTTTAGAAGGTCATGATCAGACAAGAGGTTGGTTCTTTAGTTTATTAAGAAGTGGGGTTATAGGTTTTGAAAGCTCTCCTTATAAGAGAGTTCTGTTACATGGTTTTGTCTTAGATGAGCAAGGCAGGGAAATGCACAAATCACTTGGAAATTATGTTTCTTTTGAAGAATTAATGTCTAAACAACCTAGAGATGTAGTAAGATATTACGTCTTACAAAACACAACATGGGAAGATTTGAAATTCTCATGGAAGGGAATGGAGCAAGCTTCAAGGAACTTTACAATATTATGGAATGTCTTTTCTTTTGCATCTATGTATATGAGCCTAGATAAATTTGATCCAACAAAAAATAAATTAAGTGAATTACCATTAGAAAATGAAGATAAATGGCTACTATCAAAACTAAATAATCTAATAAGAGATTTTAATAAATATTATTCATCATTAGAAGTACATAACGCTGCTAGGATTTTAATGAACTTTATTGTAGAAGATGTAAGCCATTGGTATCTAAAGATTATAAGAAAAAGAGTTTGGGAAGATGAAGATACACCAAGCAAAAGAGCTGCATATGCAACATTATATTATGTTTTAAAGAATTGGCTTATATTATCAACACCTATAATACCATATATAAGTGAATATCTATATCAAAACTTCATAAAAATAGCT includes:
- the ileS gene encoding isoleucine--tRNA ligase translates to MKLIIDDRLTKEKYNQKNIEEWVKGYWEKNDIYNKVKEKSNKSEKKFYFLDGPPYANANTIHLGTLWNKVLKDTLLRYYRMRGFNVWDKPGFDTHGLPIEVMIEKQLGSNNKKDIVNKIGVDNFINKCLAFVKDNINAMTKDFEEIGVFMDWKNPYVTYDDSYIESGWYLIRKAYEKGLLYKGRNVLHWCPRCETTLADYEVSEYRELEDPSIYVKFKVKNEKDTYLLIWTTTPWTLPANAFVMAHPDIDYVMIQTDNEKLILSKERLEKVIEEAKIKEYEVVKTFKGKELEGLEYEHPLEDLVKAQAELKKYHKVVMAPEAVVSGEGTGLVHSAPGHGEIDSIIGSKIGAPLMGLVNDQGFMVEEAGKYAGLYFRTDANNEILKDLKERNALLHAGKIKHRYPVCWRCKTPLLLKATDQWFIAVSKIRDKLIDEANKVEWVPQWAKDRFMNIVGNVRDWVISRQRFWGVPLPVWECENCHHLEVIGDVNDIIKLGGKVPKNLHRPWIDEVTLKCPKCGGSMKRVSDVLDVWFDSGIAFYASLGYPKNKELYEKLSPADLILEGHDQTRGWFFSLLRSGVIGFESSPYKRVLLHGFVLDEQGREMHKSLGNYVSFEELMSKQPRDVVRYYVLQNTTWEDLKFSWKGMEQASRNFTILWNVFSFASMYMSLDKFDPTKNKLSELPLENEDKWLLSKLNNLIRDFNKYYSSLEVHNAARILMNFIVEDVSHWYLKIIRKRVWEDEDTPSKRAAYATLYYVLKNWLILSTPIIPYISEYLYQNFIKIAEPELPESISLLDIPDPDLSLIDENIEYKMNLAKIVVENVLSARMQAGIKIRLPIKSVIISSHDNNLREVIKDVLPYIKELANVKEIQVVGKEFFEQAKIYKLEPNYKELGPSFKKFLPIIVKEVKNKEEEIGLGLVRDGYYNLNVNGETIKLEAKYFKIQATYPEWLEVTESNIGIIAIDKRVSEEEYKEGTAREIIRRVQYMRKEMGLPVDAYIETWIYSDDNEYLSTIKSLEEYIKNETRSKSINYSEPPKDSYSKDWEVEEKRITIGIKIRQ